From the Mycobacterium noviomagense genome, the window CGCCGATCAGTCCCCGACGACGTTCGCGCCGCCGAGGCGCGCGCGCTCAGCGAGCACCTAAAGCTGCTTGTGACCAGCGGCGGCACCGTCTGCGCATATGTGCCAGTGGGCGCAGAACCCGGGTCGATAGAGATGCTCGACGTGCTGCTGCGCCGAGTGGGCCGGGTGTTGCTGCCGGTCGTGCGTACGACGAGCGACGACACGCCGATGCCGCTGCGCTGGGGCGAGTACCGGCCCGGCCGATTGGTGGCCGGGCGGTTCGGTCTGCTCGAACCGGCCGAGCCGTGGTTGCCGGCGTCGGCGCTGGCCGACGCGAGCCTGGTGCTGGTTCCCGCACTGGCGGTCGACCGCCGCGGCGTGCGGCTGGGTCGTGGCCGCGGCTTCTACGATCGCTCGCTGGGGTGCCGGTACCCGCACGCGGATCTGGTTGCAGTGGTACGCGACGAGGAGCTGGTCGACGAGCTCCCGTGCGAACCACACGACGTGCCGATGACGCATGCCCTCACACCCGGGCGCGGGATGATCGCCCTGCACGGCGCAGGAATGACGCGGCCAATGTAGCGGTTCTAGCACTTGAGACGGTAGAGTGCTAACGAAGCTCACACACTCGGAGGTATCCGTGCCGACCTACAGCTACGCGTGCACCGAATGCGACAACCGCTTCGACATTGTGCAGGCCTTCACTGACGACGCGCTGACCACCTGCCAGCGGTGCTCCGGGCGGCTGCGCAAAATCTTCAACTCCGTCGGCGTGGTGTTCAAGGGCAGCGGCTTCTACCGCACTGACAGTCGGGAGTCGGCGAAGAGCTCGTCCAACGGGTCGGGCGAGAAGAGCTCGAGCGAAAAGAGCTCAAGCGAGAAGAGCTCAGGCGAGAAGAGCACCTCAGCGGAGAAGTCGACCGCATCCTCCAGCACCGCGGCGGCCTAGGCGGTTATCCACAAGGAGGGGCCGCGACCGGCGGCCCCGTCCTTATGCCGCGCCTAGCGTTGCGGCATGCGGGAGCCGTTGAACCCATCGCTGCTGACCCAGATCACGCAGGCGCTGCGTCCTGACTGGACCCGCACTGTCTTGGCTCGCCGCGTTGCCGCTGCCGCGCTCGTCGTGCTGGCCGGCATCGCGGCCGTGCGCTCGAACCCCGACGGTGACCGTAGGGACGTCGTGGTCGCCGCACGCGACCTCAGCCCAGGCGTCGCGTTGGCCGCCGATGACGTCCGGCTCGAAAAGCGGCTCACCGCAACCATTCCCGATGGATCGCAGGCCGAGTTGGGGGGTGTGGTCGGTTTGACACTGGCCGGGCCGACACGGCGTGGCGAGGTACTCACCGATGTCCGGTTACTCGGCAGCCGGTTAGCCGAATCGGCGGCCGGTCAGGGTGCGCGGATCGTGCCGCTGCACCCGGCGGATCCCGCGCTGATCGACCTGGTCCGCCCCGGCGACGTCGTCGACATCTTGGCGGCCTCTGACAAAGACTCGAAGGACGCTCCGCGCGTCGTGGCAACCGATGCCATCGTGGTTCTCGTGTCCCCAAAACCCAAGGTGCAGAGCGGCAATGACGATCGAGTCGTCCTCGTTGCCTTACCGGCCCGCACCGCGCACGCGGTGGCCGGCGCCGCGCTGGTTCAGACGGTGACGCTCACCCTGCACTGAGCGTTTGGCCGCCGCTCGGCGCCGGCTGTTCGCTGGCACAGTACTTGCACTTCTTGGCGGCCTCAGGGATGTCGGACATGCATTGCGCGCATGCCTTGGTCGCCGGCTCCTCGCCGAAGACCGTGACCCCGCGGCGTTTCTGAATGTGCCGATAGGGCACGACGATCACGAAGTACACGACCCCCATGAAGACGAGGAAGTAGATGATCGCGGAGATGAACGCCCCCATGTCGAGGAAGGTCGCCTTGTTGCCGGCCTTGCCTAGCTGCCAGCCCAACCCGAACGTGGCGTGCGGCTGCGCGGCTGCGACCAGCGGGTTGATCACGCTGTCGGTGAAGGCCTTGACCAGGTTCGAAAACGCCAGGGCGACCACCAGGCCGACGGCTACCGTGATCACGTCCTCGCGCATCACAAAATCCCTGAATCCCTTTAACACGCGACACCTCCCACCAGGACGAATGGCCAGGACGACGCGACGC encodes:
- a CDS encoding FmdB family zinc ribbon protein; protein product: MPTYSYACTECDNRFDIVQAFTDDALTTCQRCSGRLRKIFNSVGVVFKGSGFYRTDSRESAKSSSNGSGEKSSSEKSSSEKSSGEKSTSAEKSTASSSTAAA
- a CDS encoding SAF domain-containing protein, translated to MREPLNPSLLTQITQALRPDWTRTVLARRVAAAALVVLAGIAAVRSNPDGDRRDVVVAARDLSPGVALAADDVRLEKRLTATIPDGSQAELGGVVGLTLAGPTRRGEVLTDVRLLGSRLAESAAGQGARIVPLHPADPALIDLVRPGDVVDILAASDKDSKDAPRVVATDAIVVLVSPKPKVQSGNDDRVVLVALPARTAHAVAGAALVQTVTLTLH
- a CDS encoding large conductance mechanosensitive channel protein MscL codes for the protein MLKGFRDFVMREDVITVAVGLVVALAFSNLVKAFTDSVINPLVAAAQPHATFGLGWQLGKAGNKATFLDMGAFISAIIYFLVFMGVVYFVIVVPYRHIQKRRGVTVFGEEPATKACAQCMSDIPEAAKKCKYCASEQPAPSGGQTLSAG
- a CDS encoding 5-formyltetrahydrofolate cyclo-ligase, coding for MGTAGKAALREQLMAARRSVPDDVRAAEARALSEHLKLLVTSGGTVCAYVPVGAEPGSIEMLDVLLRRVGRVLLPVVRTTSDDTPMPLRWGEYRPGRLVAGRFGLLEPAEPWLPASALADASLVLVPALAVDRRGVRLGRGRGFYDRSLGCRYPHADLVAVVRDEELVDELPCEPHDVPMTHALTPGRGMIALHGAGMTRPM